Genomic DNA from Peribacillus simplex:
GCAATCGGTGTTATGGAAACCCCGCCGCCGCTACCGCCGCCAAAAGGCTGCTTGGAACCGCCTTGCTGTCCTTGATGGTTCCCATCCATCATAAATTCGCTGCCACCGGCTGCAAAACCAAATCCCACTTTGGATACGGTTAAAATGACACTTCCATCCGGAGTTTCCACCGGATCCCCGATGATCGTATTCACATCGACCATTTCTTTCAGATTTTCCATCGCTTCTTTCATTAAACCTTGGATCGGATGATCTGACATTTAAATTCCTCCACTCTAGAACGATTGTTTATTGGAATCACCTGATAGCTTCGCTAATCTTCTGGACTTGAAATGCGGCTTTCCGCCTTTCCAATAACGAAGCAGTTTTATTCCAGTCACCATAGCTTGCCCGATTCTAAATTGTAATATGCAGGAAATCGACGTGTTTGCCTGCCATCTCTGAAAGTCGGGTGTAATGGAATAGGAGGGCATGATCCGGAAGTTGAAATAGGTTGTCAGCAACCCGATGATTGAACCTTTAAGTGCCCAGCACGCTCCAG
This window encodes:
- the ytfJ gene encoding GerW family sporulation protein, with product MSDHPIQGLMKEAMENLKEMVDVNTIIGDPVETPDGSVILTVSKVGFGFAAGGSEFMMDGNHQGQQGGSKQPFGGGSGGGVSITPIAFLIVGSHGVKMIHLDEGTHLLEKMMDLAPQVVDKIQSMLSKKGSNQKQGSNQGGSQPAVKRYQEPKQDIDF